Proteins co-encoded in one Methanolacinia paynteri genomic window:
- a CDS encoding monovalent cation/H+ antiporter complex subunit F, whose amino-acid sequence MIEFWFIVAGILCLLIIIAMVRLVKGPTAPDRVVAFDVINTLTVGLFIVIGVGYEELFFVEVAIVYALLSFVGTLFIAKYIGGEL is encoded by the coding sequence ATGATCGAGTTCTGGTTCATCGTTGCAGGAATATTATGTCTACTTATCATCATCGCGATGGTGAGACTTGTTAAAGGACCGACCGCACCCGACAGGGTCGTCGCCTTCGACGTAATAAACACCCTGACTGTCGGGCTGTTTATCGTAATCGGAGTAGGTTACGAAGAACTCTTCTTCGTGGAGGTCGCGATCGTCTACGCACTTCTCTCGTTCGTCGGAACGCTCTTCATCGCGAAGTATATCGGGGGTGAACTTTGA
- a CDS encoding hydrogenase large subunit: MSENKSKKAPYTIPIGPTHPALKEPILFTFKINGEAIEEVDFAPGKAHRGIEWMGMRRNPVQIVHLTDRICGICGVSHTFAFAKAVEQIAGIEVPDRAHYIRTILAEFERIQSHLLWAGVAAHELGFDTLFNLAWRVREESMDLIELLTGNRVNYAIVQVGGVRRDIEEEKFARIEEGLQYYEGLIDKLLKLFLHDKTITMRCRDCGVLTREASLKLCTVGPTSRASGVKMDVRLDSPYGAYGDLDFDYVMPDQYTGETRGDVYDRIIVRLLEVAQSVDLIRQCLKQIPEGETLWETKMPKLLATCKKAEGEAVGRVEAPRGECLHYVRMNKSDSPYMWKVKASTYSNQLSWLEILKGEQIADIPIIVASIDPCMSCTDRVAVVRDGKPDIYSKEYLHRLSVERTRRLMNDE; encoded by the coding sequence ATGAGTGAGAACAAGTCCAAGAAGGCCCCGTATACGATTCCGATCGGGCCGACACACCCGGCACTGAAGGAGCCGATCCTCTTTACATTCAAGATCAACGGCGAGGCCATAGAAGAGGTGGACTTCGCACCCGGGAAGGCTCACAGGGGTATCGAATGGATGGGGATGAGAAGAAACCCCGTCCAGATCGTGCACCTCACCGACAGGATCTGCGGTATATGCGGGGTTTCGCATACTTTCGCCTTTGCAAAGGCCGTCGAGCAGATCGCCGGGATCGAGGTCCCCGACAGGGCTCATTATATCCGGACGATCCTTGCGGAGTTCGAGAGGATTCAGTCACACCTGCTCTGGGCAGGAGTCGCGGCTCACGAGCTCGGGTTTGACACTCTTTTCAACCTTGCATGGCGTGTCCGCGAGGAGTCGATGGATTTGATCGAGCTTCTCACCGGCAACAGGGTGAATTACGCGATCGTCCAGGTCGGCGGTGTCCGAAGAGACATCGAAGAGGAGAAGTTCGCAAGAATCGAAGAGGGGCTCCAATATTATGAAGGGCTTATCGACAAGCTCCTGAAACTCTTCCTCCATGACAAGACTATAACCATGCGTTGCAGGGATTGCGGTGTCCTGACAAGGGAGGCGTCGCTGAAGCTCTGCACGGTCGGCCCGACTTCCCGTGCCTCGGGTGTCAAGATGGACGTGAGACTCGACTCACCTTATGGTGCTTACGGCGATCTCGATTTCGATTACGTGATGCCCGACCAGTACACCGGCGAGACCCGCGGCGACGTATATGACAGGATTATCGTGAGGCTCCTCGAAGTCGCCCAGTCCGTAGACCTCATCCGCCAGTGCCTGAAACAGATCCCCGAAGGAGAGACTCTCTGGGAGACCAAGATGCCGAAGCTTCTTGCAACGTGCAAGAAGGCCGAAGGAGAGGCCGTCGGAAGAGTCGAGGCTCCCCGCGGCGAGTGCCTGCACTATGTGCGGATGAACAAGTCGGATTCGCCCTACATGTGGAAGGTCAAGGCGTCGACGTATTCGAACCAGCTTTCGTGGCTCGAGATCCTGAAGGGAGAACAGATCGCCGACATCCCGATTATCGTCGCTTCGATCGACCCGTGTATGTCCTGCACCGACAGGGTCGCGGTCGTTAGAGACGGGAAGCCGGATATTTACTCGAAGGAATACCTGCATCGTTTGTCGGTCGAGAGGACGAGGAGGCTGATGAACGATGAGTGA
- a CDS encoding MnhB domain-containing protein, with amino-acid sequence MNMSRIVRSTANIIFPFILVFGFYIIIHGHLTPGGGFQGGAVAATGFVLMLVAFSPEIIKKKFSANSMKYTEALGLLLFIVTAFVAIALGATFFFNWLANGGIIFGESVAFGANPGVLNTAGTIPLMNIAVGIEVIGAMGLIILHMLSGIEEVKAQ; translated from the coding sequence ATGAATATGAGTAGGATCGTCAGGTCGACGGCGAATATAATATTCCCGTTCATTCTCGTCTTCGGGTTCTATATAATAATTCACGGGCACTTAACACCGGGCGGCGGGTTCCAGGGCGGAGCGGTTGCTGCAACCGGATTCGTCCTGATGCTCGTTGCATTCTCCCCGGAGATCATCAAAAAGAAGTTCTCCGCGAATTCGATGAAGTACACCGAGGCACTCGGTCTCCTGCTGTTCATAGTCACGGCATTCGTCGCAATAGCACTCGGTGCGACATTCTTCTTCAACTGGCTCGCAAACGGCGGAATCATCTTCGGCGAATCGGTTGCATTCGGAGCGAACCCCGGAGTGCTTAACACGGCGGGAACAATCCCGCTGATGAATATTGCAGTCGGAATCGAGGTTATCGGTGCGATGGGGCTGATAATCCTGCACATGCTCTCTGGGATCGAAGAGGTGAAGGCGCAATGA
- a CDS encoding type II toxin-antitoxin system RelE family toxin → MNNIFSLIYGTGFKLKLSKICRNDKRFCSQIENKIALIQENPKSGKAMKSVIKGTRRIHAGHYAIFYGVDYESRNIILMNIGHYDRLYTKK, encoded by the coding sequence ATGAATAATATTTTTTCCCTTATCTACGGAACCGGTTTTAAACTAAAACTTAGTAAGATATGCAGGAACGACAAAAGATTCTGCAGCCAGATCGAGAATAAGATCGCCCTCATCCAGGAAAATCCGAAATCGGGTAAAGCAATGAAGAGTGTTATAAAAGGGACACGAAGAATCCATGCGGGACATTATGCTATCTTCTACGGAGTTGATTATGAATCCCGGAATATCATCCTGATGAACATCGGTCATTACGATCGTTTGTATACTAAAAAATGA
- a CDS encoding hydrogenase subunit MbhD domain-containing protein, whose amino-acid sequence MIDLYLIIQIIVALGLVISAVVIYVLKDLLSAAIGFGVFSFLMSLEFYLLQAPDVAIAEAAIGAGLTTAIFVIAIKGTRKPGVSSEEDEL is encoded by the coding sequence ATGATCGATCTTTACCTGATTATACAGATCATCGTGGCTCTCGGCCTTGTGATAAGCGCCGTGGTCATCTATGTCCTGAAAGACCTGCTCTCGGCGGCAATCGGGTTCGGCGTATTCAGCTTCCTGATGTCGCTCGAATTCTACCTGCTCCAGGCGCCGGACGTGGCAATCGCCGAGGCGGCTATCGGAGCGGGACTTACGACCGCGATATTCGTGATCGCAATAAAGGGAACCCGGAAACCGGGTGTCTCCTCCGAGGAGGATGAGTTATGA
- a CDS encoding NADH-quinone oxidoreductase subunit B family protein: MRLSKSLNRSLWVFHFNSGSCNGCDIEIVATLMPRHDPERFGIKLVGSPRHADVLLVTGPVVHAMKERLIRVYEQMADPKVVICVGTCGQSGGVFYDSYNLDGPVGEVIPVDVFVPGCAPRPEAIINGVVKAIAKLERLQEGKND, from the coding sequence ATGAGACTTTCGAAATCACTGAACCGGTCGCTGTGGGTATTCCACTTCAACTCCGGTTCGTGCAACGGCTGCGATATCGAGATCGTGGCGACACTGATGCCGAGGCATGATCCCGAGAGGTTCGGGATAAAGCTGGTCGGCTCGCCCCGTCATGCGGACGTCCTGCTCGTCACGGGGCCGGTCGTCCACGCGATGAAGGAGAGGCTGATCCGCGTATACGAGCAGATGGCCGACCCGAAGGTCGTAATCTGTGTGGGTACATGCGGGCAGTCGGGCGGGGTTTTCTACGACTCTTACAACCTCGACGGTCCGGTCGGGGAAGTTATCCCGGTGGACGTATTTGTTCCCGGGTGTGCCCCGAGGCCCGAAGCGATAATCAACGGCGTGGTAAAGGCGATTGCAAAACTCGAAAGGCTGCAGGAGGGGAAAAATGACTGA
- a CDS encoding respiratory chain complex I subunit 1 family protein, with protein MSDLVDLMVTVVGGTVALAVIGIVFGLILLGIDRKFAAHMQARVGPPLRQPFIDVAKLMSKDSIVPENAVASVFNAAPVIALASAITLLLYIPIAGLSPVLGGFGDAILVMYILTVPALAMVAGGFASGSPYATVGAQREMVTMIAYEFPLAVAIVAVAWRFAMAGFADPFSLATMGGVGTGMVIWDVVGPVGIIGCLILLVVLAWVTPAELSRVPCDTPEAETELCGGIVAEYSGRNLGLFYLAGGVKTFAMIALAVAIFLPWNISWFTGITGWTALVADVIFFILKVIVVMFFSVSLIRVSMARFRINHLVSIYWGYIAVAALFGLVLVILDVLMKGGVVL; from the coding sequence ATGAGTGACCTGGTTGATCTTATGGTGACCGTCGTCGGGGGAACAGTGGCCCTTGCCGTGATCGGAATAGTCTTCGGGTTGATCCTGCTCGGTATCGACCGGAAGTTCGCTGCCCATATGCAGGCAAGAGTAGGGCCGCCGCTGAGGCAGCCGTTCATCGATGTTGCGAAACTGATGTCCAAGGACAGCATCGTTCCCGAGAATGCGGTCGCTTCTGTCTTCAATGCAGCACCGGTAATCGCCCTTGCATCTGCGATAACTCTGCTCCTCTATATCCCTATTGCAGGACTCAGCCCTGTGCTGGGCGGATTCGGGGATGCGATCCTCGTCATGTATATCCTGACCGTTCCCGCTCTTGCGATGGTAGCGGGCGGTTTTGCATCCGGCTCTCCGTATGCAACGGTCGGCGCCCAGAGGGAGATGGTAACGATGATCGCCTACGAGTTCCCGCTCGCGGTTGCAATCGTCGCGGTGGCCTGGAGATTCGCGATGGCAGGATTTGCCGATCCGTTCTCGCTTGCGACGATGGGCGGTGTAGGAACCGGGATGGTAATCTGGGACGTCGTCGGGCCGGTCGGTATCATCGGCTGCCTGATCCTCCTCGTTGTTCTCGCATGGGTTACACCTGCGGAACTCTCCCGTGTTCCGTGCGACACGCCCGAAGCGGAGACGGAACTCTGCGGCGGAATAGTTGCGGAATATTCAGGAAGAAATCTCGGGTTGTTCTACCTCGCAGGCGGTGTGAAGACCTTCGCGATGATCGCTCTTGCGGTTGCAATATTCCTCCCGTGGAACATCTCGTGGTTTACGGGGATCACCGGGTGGACCGCTCTTGTTGCGGATGTCATCTTCTTCATCCTGAAGGTCATCGTCGTGATGTTCTTCTCGGTGAGCCTGATCCGGGTGTCGATGGCGAGGTTCAGGATAAATCATCTCGTCTCGATCTATTGGGGATACATCGCGGTTGCGGCACTTTTCGGCCTTGTCCTGGTGATCCTTGACGTGCTCATGAAGGGAGGTGTTGTGTTATGA
- the mnhG gene encoding monovalent cation/H(+) antiporter subunit G, with translation MIAVTLVLVFVIIGLVFNTLGVIGILRFPDVYTRLHAETKMTTFGTIFLGLGAIAYCAGGYLSSKDSQFVDLSVNVIVILVALAFTNATGSHAIARAAYRSGQKPVKTVVDKLSEAEK, from the coding sequence ATGATAGCTGTTACTCTTGTCCTGGTCTTTGTAATAATCGGACTTGTGTTCAATACGCTTGGCGTCATAGGAATCCTGAGATTCCCCGATGTCTACACGAGGCTCCATGCGGAGACGAAGATGACCACATTCGGGACGATCTTCCTCGGGCTCGGGGCCATAGCATACTGTGCCGGCGGATATCTATCATCGAAAGACTCCCAATTCGTCGATCTTTCCGTAAACGTCATCGTAATACTCGTAGCACTCGCGTTCACCAACGCGACAGGATCTCACGCAATCGCGAGGGCGGCGTACAGGTCCGGCCAGAAACCGGTGAAGACTGTCGTCGACAAACTTTCGGAGGCGGAGAAATGA
- a CDS encoding sodium:proton antiporter, producing MIYNLPYIAAGLIIIIGIVMMVTKRNLIRIVMGLSLVEAGVNLFLVATGYISGGIAPIFTNSPGGEMVYPTVQAMTLTNIVIGIATTALLLSFVMIIYKKYGTVDVEKTGRLKG from the coding sequence ATGATCTACAATCTTCCGTATATCGCGGCAGGCCTGATCATCATTATCGGAATAGTGATGATGGTCACCAAGAGGAACCTCATAAGGATCGTGATGGGCCTTTCGCTCGTCGAAGCCGGCGTAAACCTGTTCCTCGTTGCAACAGGTTATATCAGCGGCGGAATCGCTCCGATCTTCACGAACTCCCCCGGCGGGGAGATGGTCTACCCGACCGTGCAGGCGATGACACTTACGAACATCGTTATCGGGATCGCGACGACCGCACTGCTCCTCTCCTTCGTGATGATAATCTACAAGAAATACGGTACAGTCGATGTCGAGAAGACAGGGAGGCTTAAGGGATGA
- a CDS encoding magnesium transporter CorA family protein: MIEIYKSNPEESAIIKIDQPEKNCWINLTHPSGDEIGKIASELQIPADFLAAALDEEERPRLEYEDGVSLILIDIPRETESDMPYLYDTLPLGIIIKQDHIVTICLSESPIIRQFIDGRIKSFFTSKKTRFLFLILYHTAKQYLKYLRIIDRKSTEFEEVLKKSIRNEALLTLMNLQKSLVFFSTSLKSNEIVLEKIMKSSPIQFYEEDVELLDDVIIENKQAIEMANIYTTILTGTMDAFASIINNNMNAIIKILASITIILSIPTIVTSFFGMNVGLPLEQNPLAYVYIILFAAIICFFLGYILKKKDFL; the protein is encoded by the coding sequence ATGATCGAGATATACAAATCAAACCCGGAAGAATCCGCCATCATAAAGATCGATCAGCCCGAAAAGAACTGCTGGATCAATCTTACCCACCCTTCGGGAGACGAAATAGGGAAGATCGCCTCTGAGCTGCAGATTCCGGCCGACTTTCTCGCCGCGGCCCTTGATGAAGAGGAAAGACCTCGCCTCGAATACGAAGACGGCGTTTCACTCATTTTGATAGACATTCCCCGCGAAACCGAAAGCGACATGCCGTACCTGTATGACACGCTCCCTCTCGGGATAATAATAAAGCAGGACCATATCGTCACAATATGCCTCTCCGAGTCCCCCATTATCAGGCAGTTCATCGACGGGAGGATCAAATCGTTCTTCACCAGTAAAAAGACGAGATTCCTATTTTTGATCCTGTACCACACCGCAAAACAATACCTGAAATATCTCAGGATAATAGACAGAAAAAGCACAGAATTCGAAGAGGTGCTGAAAAAATCCATCCGCAACGAGGCCCTGCTCACCCTTATGAACCTGCAGAAGAGTCTCGTATTCTTCTCGACGTCCCTGAAATCTAACGAGATCGTGCTTGAAAAGATCATGAAATCGAGCCCGATTCAGTTCTACGAGGAGGATGTCGAACTCCTTGATGATGTCATCATCGAGAACAAGCAGGCGATCGAGATGGCGAACATCTACACGACCATCCTCACGGGAACCATGGACGCGTTCGCCTCGATCATCAACAACAATATGAATGCGATAATCAAAATACTGGCATCGATCACTATCATCCTCTCGATACCGACCATCGTCACCAGCTTCTTCGGGATGAACGTAGGTCTGCCGCTCGAACAGAATCCGCTTGCTTATGTATATATCATACTGTTTGCAGCGATAATCTGCTTCTTCCTCGGTTATATCCTGAAGAAGAAAGATTTCCTGTAA
- a CDS encoding NADH-quinone oxidoreductase subunit C, producing the protein MTDTAKKVMTAEAVAERFASKFGDRIISSDVRQWCEGTAKTPINTIWMKVETEILHDAVAELISIDFPHLGVISAVDMIEEIDVLYHFTIFFGSKGSEITVTFTVSVPKDNPVVPTISDLIPGAVYSEREKQELMGVIVDGIPDQRGLFLPDDFPEGIYPWRKDDAGIRDDMVKDLWAVGRPGDRPNPPVKPKPEKKKSDEEPAKKVEKKPEVSELAGDEPAKDESKEEVKGDE; encoded by the coding sequence ATGACTGATACGGCCAAAAAAGTGATGACGGCCGAAGCGGTCGCGGAGAGGTTCGCCTCGAAGTTCGGGGACCGGATAATCAGCTCCGATGTGAGGCAATGGTGCGAGGGAACCGCGAAGACGCCGATAAACACCATCTGGATGAAGGTCGAGACAGAAATACTCCACGATGCTGTTGCGGAACTGATCTCGATCGACTTCCCGCATCTCGGCGTAATCTCCGCGGTGGATATGATCGAGGAGATCGATGTCCTCTATCATTTCACAATCTTCTTCGGGTCGAAGGGTTCGGAGATAACCGTTACCTTCACGGTATCTGTGCCGAAGGATAATCCGGTCGTCCCGACGATTTCGGATCTGATCCCCGGTGCGGTTTACTCCGAGAGGGAGAAGCAGGAGCTGATGGGCGTGATCGTGGACGGCATCCCCGACCAGAGGGGACTGTTCCTCCCTGACGATTTCCCGGAGGGCATATACCCGTGGAGAAAGGACGATGCCGGTATTCGTGACGATATGGTCAAAGACCTTTGGGCTGTCGGAAGACCCGGGGATCGTCCGAATCCCCCGGTGAAACCGAAGCCAGAGAAGAAAAAGAGCGACGAAGAGCCTGCGAAGAAGGTTGAGAAAAAACCGGAGGTTTCAGAGCTTGCCGGGGATGAACCTGCCAAAGACGAATCCAAAGAGGAGGTGAAGGGCGATGAGTGA
- the mbhE gene encoding hydrogen gas-evolving membrane-bound hydrogenase subunit E — MSTKGMLTAAIIIILTASLLFPATVMNFGSPSHDEMDNYMIDNGQELSAANNIVTAVVFDFRGFDTLGEATVLFTAVLGVTLMFRRMKEDEEYEYE; from the coding sequence ATGAGCACGAAGGGTATGCTGACCGCTGCAATCATAATAATCCTCACGGCATCGCTGCTTTTCCCGGCGACCGTGATGAATTTCGGGTCCCCGTCGCATGACGAGATGGACAATTATATGATCGACAACGGGCAGGAGCTTTCGGCGGCGAACAACATCGTAACGGCGGTCGTCTTCGACTTCAGGGGATTCGATACACTCGGAGAAGCGACTGTCCTGTTCACAGCCGTTCTCGGTGTGACACTGATGTTCCGGAGAATGAAGGAGGATGAAGAGTATGAATATGAGTAG
- a CDS encoding proton-conducting transporter transmembrane domain-containing protein has protein sequence MITGWIMENLPALLLAVPMLGAFLTPLIGKLSDKARNAWVLLVSFATLCIATLLMNEVLSSGTVVYTFGAGSPAATVPADSGGFPFRIIFTVDAMSVFMAISASIVGFAVTLFSIVSQSKMSGKDSFYALLLLMEVGILGMVCTGDMFNFFVFLEINSLAGAALVASRVDKGYAVEAGLKYAVLSTLGGLLVLFAIGLFYGQYDALNMAVIAENMQFGVLDKIALVLLLVALAMKSGAVPMHFWTPDAYSMAPSSVTAFLVVASQASLYGVFRVVFTLYNVTLDYATIGWIIIIIGVLSMFIGVSMAIPQKDVKRLMAYHAVSQTGYMLLGVGVGLAVLGNAAMMESFGMTAMEGGLFHIINHAMYKGLLFLTAGAIFYQAGTRNLNKLGGLGHEMKWTMVFFMIGALAIAGIPPFNGFASKLMIYESVFMFSPILSVIAMIVSILTLASFVKVFHSIFMGPKLPEYEGVREVPRFMLAGMGILAVLVILFGVFPEQVVNYLIEPAANALVDQGSYIAAVLGGA, from the coding sequence ATGATTACCGGCTGGATAATGGAAAACCTGCCGGCACTTCTGCTGGCCGTCCCGATGCTCGGGGCGTTCCTGACACCGCTAATCGGAAAGTTGTCCGATAAAGCACGGAATGCATGGGTCCTACTCGTAAGCTTCGCGACACTTTGTATCGCAACACTGCTGATGAACGAAGTCCTGTCCTCCGGGACTGTGGTATATACCTTCGGTGCGGGAAGTCCGGCAGCGACTGTTCCGGCGGATTCGGGCGGGTTCCCGTTCAGGATCATATTCACAGTCGATGCGATGAGCGTCTTCATGGCGATCTCGGCGTCGATCGTCGGATTTGCGGTCACGCTCTTCTCGATCGTGAGCCAGTCGAAGATGTCGGGCAAAGACTCGTTCTATGCACTCCTCCTCCTGATGGAGGTAGGAATCCTCGGAATGGTCTGCACCGGCGATATGTTCAACTTCTTCGTCTTCTTAGAGATCAACTCGCTTGCAGGTGCGGCTCTCGTGGCTTCACGGGTCGACAAGGGATACGCGGTCGAGGCCGGTCTGAAGTATGCGGTGCTCTCGACACTCGGCGGACTTCTTGTTCTATTTGCAATCGGGCTCTTCTACGGGCAGTACGATGCACTGAATATGGCGGTCATCGCGGAGAACATGCAGTTCGGCGTTCTCGACAAGATTGCACTTGTTCTTCTGCTTGTAGCGCTCGCGATGAAGTCCGGTGCGGTTCCGATGCACTTCTGGACTCCCGACGCGTACTCTATGGCTCCGTCGTCCGTAACCGCATTCCTTGTAGTCGCAAGCCAGGCGAGCCTTTACGGTGTCTTCAGGGTCGTCTTTACATTATACAACGTAACGCTCGACTACGCGACGATTGGCTGGATTATCATAATAATCGGTGTCCTCTCGATGTTCATCGGCGTCTCGATGGCGATCCCACAGAAGGACGTCAAACGCCTGATGGCCTACCACGCCGTCTCGCAGACCGGCTACATGCTTCTCGGTGTGGGTGTCGGTCTCGCGGTGCTCGGCAACGCGGCGATGATGGAGTCGTTCGGAATGACCGCGATGGAGGGAGGTCTCTTCCATATAATCAACCACGCGATGTACAAGGGTCTGCTCTTCCTTACCGCCGGTGCGATATTCTACCAGGCGGGAACAAGGAACCTGAACAAACTCGGCGGACTCGGCCACGAGATGAAATGGACGATGGTCTTCTTCATGATCGGAGCCCTTGCGATCGCAGGAATTCCTCCCTTCAACGGTTTCGCTTCGAAGCTGATGATCTACGAGTCGGTCTTCATGTTCAGCCCGATCCTGTCGGTCATAGCGATGATCGTATCGATCCTGACCCTTGCGTCCTTCGTGAAGGTCTTCCATTCGATATTCATGGGGCCGAAACTGCCCGAGTATGAAGGGGTCCGCGAGGTTCCCCGCTTCATGCTTGCAGGAATGGGAATCCTTGCAGTGCTCGTGATCCTCTTCGGGGTCTTCCCCGAACAGGTCGTAAATTACCTGATAGAACCCGCGGCGAATGCACTTGTCGACCAGGGAAGTTATATCGCCGCAGTACTGGGAGGTGCCTGA
- a CDS encoding 4Fe-4S dicluster domain-containing protein, with protein sequence MSFLPTVTEVLRQILKKPATNLFPAKYLPKSITGFLGKVAEGKAEINPPVPTPENFRGKITYDRDICIGCKICTRVCPANAIEFIKETRTVRIYVTQCIFCSQCNDACPVHCLHMSSDFLLADEDRYSENLIVE encoded by the coding sequence ATGAGTTTCCTGCCTACTGTAACCGAGGTCTTAAGGCAGATCCTGAAGAAGCCGGCGACGAATCTTTTCCCGGCAAAGTATCTCCCGAAATCGATCACCGGATTCCTAGGTAAAGTTGCGGAAGGCAAGGCGGAGATCAACCCGCCCGTTCCGACACCCGAGAATTTCAGGGGCAAGATCACATATGACCGGGATATCTGCATCGGCTGCAAGATCTGCACCCGTGTATGCCCCGCGAATGCAATCGAGTTCATCAAGGAGACGAGGACCGTCAGGATCTACGTAACGCAGTGCATCTTCTGTTCGCAGTGCAACGACGCCTGTCCTGTTCACTGCCTGCACATGAGCAGCGATTTCCTGCTCGCGGACGAGGACAGGTATTCCGAGAATCTGATTGTTGAGTGA